The following coding sequences are from one Triticum aestivum cultivar Chinese Spring chromosome 5A, IWGSC CS RefSeq v2.1, whole genome shotgun sequence window:
- the LOC123105721 gene encoding methyltransferase N6AMT1, translating to MSAGDGAAVSAVEGKLAELSASCDLRTLPKRGKSASARTLNTAQIQLVASHPEVYEPCDDSFALVDALLSDKAQLLTLQPSLCMEVGCGSGYVITSLAIMLRQLGSGTQYLATDINQHAVETTQATLEAHGVHADVIATDIVSGLEKRLAGMVDVVVVNPPYVPTPEEEIGMKGIASSWAGGLNGRQVIDRILPAVRELLSEKGCLYMIALEDNDPLGICHLMNEKGFASRVLLKRCTDEESLYVLKFWQDAAAGANASQSGRSPRAESWLSQLPFKSFWHKNAGSS from the exons ATGTCggcgggcgacggcgcggcggtGTCGGCCGTGGAGGGGAAGCTCGCGGAGCTCTCCGCCAGCTGCGACCTCAGGACCCTCCCCAAGAGGGGCAAG TCTGCATCAGCAAGGACATTGAACACTGCCCAGATTCAGCTTGTCGCAAGCCATCCGGAAGTTTATGAACCATGTGATGATTCCTTTGCCCTTGTTGATGCGCTGCTCTCTGACAAAGCTCAACTTCTGACGCTACAGCCGAGTTTATGCAtggaagtaggatgtggcagtggctatgtcatcacTTCTCTAGCCATCATGCTCAGGCAATTAGGCTCTGGAACCCAGTACCTAGCAACAGACATCAACCAACATGCCGTGGAGACAACTCAAGCAACACTTGAAGCCCATGGTGTTCATGCAGATGTTATTGCTACTGATATCGTGTCAGGACTTGAGAAACGTCTGGCTGGCATGGTTGATGTGGTTGTTGTGAACCCTCCTTATGTGCCAACACCAGAGGAAGAAATCGGGATGAAGGGCATTGCTTCATCTTGGGCTGGAGGGTTGAATGGGCGCCAAGTGATCGATCGGATTCTCCCTGCGGTGCGTGAGCTGCTGTCAGAAAAAGGGTGTCTCTACATGATTGCCCTTGAAGATAATGATCCTTTGGGCATatgccatttgatgaacgagaagggGTTCGCGTCACGTGTTCTGTTGAAGAGGTGTACTGACGAGGAGAGCCTTTATGTTCTTAAGTTCTGGCAAGATGCTGCTGCTGGCGCAAATGCTTCTCAGTCCGGTAGATCTCCACGCGCCGAGTCGTGGCTTTCACAGTTGCCTTTCAAATCCTTTTGGCATAAGAACGCTGGCAGTTCTTGA